cccatcaacttcaaaacccccggggataacccttctaaacgaaagaaaaatgaagggaataaccccgaggttgatggagggaagaagaagaaggggggaAAATATTTCTCCGTATAAAAAGTGTATACTGAGCTTAACAagactcgggagaatatttacctggccaatGAGAACCAGGTCCCGTTCAGGAaacctgaccccatgaggagcTAGAAGGCAAAAAGGGACAcaaataaatactgtagattccatagagatatcagacaCACAACAAATGAATGTCTAcaattgaaagatgagatcgaaggtttgatctcgagaggatatttcagacagtACGTCAAGaaccaaaatcccaatcaagcttCGACAAGCCAAAGGGCAGTAGCTACACAACCTACCCAGAAcaatacactacaacaaaaaaccCTTTCCACAACACATGATTATAACTTTattcaaaaagtattataatacataaacaaaacatgcggcacaataaacaaatataatactaattaaaaagtattataataaatatgaaaaactaaaaaaaaggCGGTAGCTTTCTCCAAAAGCTCGCTAAATCTGcaaattttattttctctaactttttcctttttcttttgacAAGACTTTTTTCTAACATCAGATACTGACTTTTATCTTTTGCACTCCCTTGCCCATACATTCTGAAGAGCTCTTTGCTCACCTTCAATACTAAAGATTCTCTTTGCTTCAGCCAATACATTTTTTATGGAAATTATTATCTCTGTTTTGGTAAATCATTtatcttatttttttttgtatttgggaaatataatgatttatttattttctttatatcaCTATCTCTATTTTAGCTTTGAAGTCATCAGCTTTGTTATCTCTAATCATCTTCATCGACTCATTTTGTTGTCTTTGGTGGTCTACTATCGTGTCTAGCAACATCACTCTCTATCAAGGTAGAATGACATTTATTTTTTAATGGCTTCCTTTGAGATAGATTGGTTAAAACGATAAATAAGAAATAAAGGATTCTGGTTGGTTGCAGAAGACGATATACATATGTGCGGcagctttgtttttgtttttgtttttttattaattaagtcTGTAGTTCAGTGCTTTgtgtttttgttattttcttggattgattaatatatatgatttttttggtCTTTTTCATGCTAATCTCGTATGGTACTTGCTTTTTTTGTTCCTATGTTTGTTTTGTCTTATTTGTTTATGGGGTCCAATAGATTATTTTACTTGTTTTAtctatcactacaacaaaaaggcTATTTACCGGCGGAACAATTACCGGCGGAGatagtccgccggtaataatacgCTCTTTACCGGCGGAAAACGAAGTCCACTGGTATTAagcttgtttttattttttataaaatttgataattaatacCGGCGGGAAATTTATTATTACTGGCGGACAACCCGCCGGTAATAAGTAAAATTCATTACCGCGGCAATGTTGCTGCCCATTTATTATTTTCAGTATTACCGGCgggctccgccggtaataatatttcgattattaccggcggattattGCCGGCGggttccgccggtaataataaataaaatattaccgTTATTGTGCTATTGCCGGCGGACCTCCGTCGGCAATAATAATCTATATATGCGGACCATTCATCTCCTTCGCGTCCGTTCGCCCAAGTCTCCCAAAAATAACTCAGACGATTTTCTTCTCCGTTCGTTCGTCCGAAGCTTTTTTCCTTCTCCCTTCATATTTGCAGGTAAGttaatgttttgttttgttttgttttcttccggtctgttatgttttgttttcttctGCCTTCATATTTACAGTTTGTTGTGGTTTATTGAATTTGAAGTGGTATCTATATATGAATCCTTATGCTTTATATTATTAGAGTTCATTATTCAAGATACAGCCATAAACAATTGCATAGTATTTTTCATTTAGTCTTTACTGCATAATAACTCTTTTCTGATGAACCCAGAGCCAATTATTGGCTTCCTTATTGGCATGGTTAGGTGTTGGTAAATTTTGATGTGGCTTGTGGAAAAGAGAACTTGATGCTCGGGGTTATTACCTATTTATAAGTTTAAATTTTTGGTGAggatttttatgttattttttttagttatattaaatatttgattaaaatttcaaataaataaaatttaattattccattaatttatatctaatatatatatgtatatatttcagGGCTTCATTGGGAGTACTGCATCTTGCTATTGTTGTACTGCAGgtaattaattttctatttcatacatttttattttgttcatttagttttaaagaatattaaaatattgttagatattattaatgaataattttttattattgttaaattgttattatattgttagaatgttgtaatgtatttttgttatagtttaattaaaattattttaatattgtgaagtttagattttaataaatttgttattaattattaaaaaaatagtttaatggtagagaaataaaatattaataaacaataaaataaatattaaattaaagaaaaaagttattttaataacTTAGATAGTAATTGAtatgagaataataaaaattaaataattaaaaatttatttattaaaaagtaagtattaaataatatatataaataattattaagtaaTTATATAAAAGAGTAATTAtaggattaattaaataaaaataatttcaattaattacatattaattattaagtttttagaatagttataattaaatatgttaaataactaaataaataatttattaattaattaagtaattaattaattaattattaattaataattaattaaataattaggcaAGATTtgaattaataatatgataaataaataattaaatggatattaaataaataaataattaagtatgaattatataattaattttttagtaaaggaataattagataatagataattaattaattaaataattaaataattaattaattaagtataaattaaataattagaacattagataataataatttatttaaataaaggaaaaattagataataattaactaattaattaaataataagtaaacatttaaattaataatatgattaataaattgataaataaataaataaataaataaataattaattaaataattagtaaacattagataataataatttgcgtaaataaaggaaaaattagataataattaactaattaattaaataataagtaaacatttaaattaataatatgattaataaattgataaataaataaataaataattaattaaataattagtaaacattagataataataatttatttaaataaaggaaaaattagataataattaactaattaattaaataataagtaaacatttaaattaataatatgattaataaattgataaataaataaataaataaataaataaataaataaataaataaataaataaataaataatgaagtattaattaaataattatttttttagtaaaggaaaaattagataatagataactaattaaataaataaatacttaaataattagtaaacattagataataataatttatttaaataaaggaaaaattagataataattaactaattaattaaataataagtaaacatttaaattaataatatgattaataaattgataaataaataattaattaattaaataattagtaaacattagataataataatttatttaaataaaggaaaaattagataataattaactaattaatgaAATAATAAGTAAACAGTTAAATTAGTAATatgattaataattaaataaataaataaacaattaattattaattaaataattaattttttagtaaaggaaaaattagatgatagataactaattaattaaataattaattatttactaattaaataaataaataaataattttaggataaaatagcataaaatattatgataaaacataaaatagcataaaattattaaatgtgttataatataatataaaattattaaatgttttataatataatataacaattataattgtttatattataaaacattttaaagtagtttaaaactattaaatgtttataatagactattataaacattttataaCACTTTAAAATATAAGACAATTCGCATATCGTaaacttatatatttttataacacTTTCGATGGCGATCGACAAGACTTGGacgacattgagaaatcgtgcttgtcGAGAATATTGGAACGGTCTACAAGCTTTTTTGATGATGGCGTCGGAATATAAGGATTCCTCTGGTagaattaggtgtccgtgtgttagatgcataaataataggcttgaaaCAATACCTATGGTGAAAGCACACGTATTCGATTGGGGTTTTCATCGAGGTTACGAGAAGTGGATATATCACCGTGAAGCGGAAGCAGATGTTGCCAATGTGGTGGACGCCAATGACGATGATGTTGATGAGATGATTCCAATGGTCGAAGACTTCCTTCTACCTACAACCGAAGAAGTAGAAAATAACCCTGCGGCGGGACAATTTTATGACGATCTGTTTGACGAGATTGAGGCTGAGTTATATCCTGGTTGCAATTGGATATCTTCTCTTAACTTTTTAGCAAAATTattgcatttgaaagttagaggcaAGATTCCCAATAAAATCTTCGATGAATTACTGAAATTACTAAAGCTTGCATTTCCGAAGGgaaataaaattccatcaacgtactacgaggctaaaaaaAGATTACAGAAATTAGGGTTAGGGTATGTGTCAATTCATGTATGTGAACAtgattgttgtttgttttacAAAGAGCATTCAACTAAAGAGACTTGTCCAATttgcggaagtagtagatggatttcTCCTGAAAAAACTGATGGAAAAAAGGTACcacataaggtgatgcgttactttccattaACTCCTCGATTAAAAAGACTGTACAGTTCAAGACTTACAGCGAAGCAAATGTTATGGCACTATActgggaaatcaaaagatgatGGGATAATGAGACACCCAGTGGATGGGTTAGCATGGAAGGATTTCAATGCCAAACATCTTGATTTTGCTAGTGAACCTCAGAATGTTCGTTTAGGTTTAGctgcagatggtttcaatccgttTGGCAACATGAGTCAAGCATATAGTATGTGGCTTGTGGTGTTGGCTAACTACAATCTTCCACCTTGGATGTGTATGAAAGATAATAATTTCATATTATCCATTCTTATTCTTGGACCAAAATCACCGGGAAAGGACATGGATATATTcttgagaccattggtggatgagttaaagGAGTTGTGGGTTAATGGTGTCGATACAAGAGATAGTATAACCAATACTATGTTCAAGTTGCGTGCAGCCTTATTGTGGACAGTTAACGATTTTCCTGCTCGTAGCTATttatctggatggagtggtcagggatacaaagcttgtccgacgtgtaatgaagacacaacttctgttcgagtgatcggtaagacatcctacattggtcacagaagattccttCCAAGTAaccatcgaatgagaagagacactCAGTTTGACGGACAAATCGAGAGAAGGCGTCCACCAAGACGTTTTACTTGTGAGGAAATATTAGAACAAGTAAACAAACTTGTACCACAAGTTCCTGGAAAACACAAGATGTTTGGAGGTGTCAAACGTAGGCGTATTGCAGAAGATCGAAATTGGAggaagaaaagcatattttatgaGCTTGATTATTGGTCTTCGAACACTTTAAAACACaacattgatgtcatgcatgtggagaagaatgtgtgtgatagtttgttaggCACAATCTTGGATAATGATAAAtccaaggacaccactaatgcaagacatgatttgaaaaagttTGGAGTAAGGGAATCGTTGTGGATATATGAAGATGACAGCGGAAAGTTAATGAAGCCTCATGCCCCTTATGTTCTCACATCTGATCAAAGAATGCAGTTTTGTAAATTTATTCGAGATGTGAAATTTCCAGATAATTTTTGTTCCAATTTAAAGAAGAAAGTAAATGCTGATTTAACAAATATCAGCGGTTTAAAGTCCCACGACAGTCATgtaataatgcaacgattactatcagtgggtgttcgcaagtttctttcAAAGAGTA
The genomic region above belongs to Humulus lupulus chromosome 1, drHumLupu1.1, whole genome shotgun sequence and contains:
- the LOC133817462 gene encoding uncharacterized protein LOC133817462, which translates into the protein MAIDKTWTTLRNRACREYWNGLQAFLMMASEYKDSSGRIRCPCVRCINNRLETIPMVKAHVFDWGFHRGYEKWIYHREAEADVANVVDANDDDVDEMIPMVEDFLLPTTEEVENNPAAGQFYDDLFDEIEAELYPGCNWISSLNFLAKLLHLKVRGKIPNKIFDELLKLLKLAFPKGNKIPSTYYEAKKRLQKLGLGYVSIHVCEHDCCLFYKEHSTKETCPICGSSRWISPEKTDGKKVPHKVMRYFPLTPRLKRLYSSRLTAKQMLWHYTGKSKDDGIMRHPVDGLAWKDFNAKHLDFASEPQNVRLGLAADGFNPFGNMSQAYSMWLVVLANYNLPPWMCMKDNNFILSILILGPKSPGKDMDIFLRPLVDELKELWVNGVDTRDSITNTMFKLRAALLRFLPSNHRMRRDTQFDGQIERRRPPRRFTCEEILEQVNKLVPQVPGKHKMFGGVKRRRIAEDRNWRKKSIFYELDYWSSNTLKHNIDVMHVEKNVCDSLLGTILDNDKSKDTTNARHDLKKFGVRESLWIYEDDSGKLMKPHAPYVLTSDQRMQFCKFIRDVKFPDNFCSNLKKKVNADLTNISGLKSHDSHANLCKNYKG